A single genomic interval of Fimbriimonadaceae bacterium harbors:
- a CDS encoding aminopeptidase, translating to MLDPRVTRLAENICSRSTHLSSADNVLVHAVDIPDEVVAEFVRVAQATGANVVVRLESNRIKRRLLLGMTEQNAKLIAAAELAEMQKMTAYIALRGGDNTSELGDVPTETLNLWEKHYTTPVVLECRVPNTKWVAMRWPSPSMAQLAKLPTDAFEDFYFDVCTLDYSKMAKAAEPLVDLMDRTDRVRLVGPGTDFSFSIKGVGSKSCHGERNIPDGECFSCPVAGSANGTVQYNTVSLYQGTEFKDIRFVVKDGRIIEAEAGEQTAKVNAILDTDEGARSFGEWSLGYNPYVLHPMKDTLFDEKIAGSFHLTPGNAYEGKGGGQNKSAVHWDIVCIQRPDYGGGEVWFDDVLVRKDGLFTLPELQGLNPDRLRDA from the coding sequence ATGCTTGACCCCCGCGTGACGCGGCTGGCGGAGAACATCTGCTCCCGCTCCACCCACCTCTCCTCAGCGGACAACGTCCTTGTCCATGCCGTCGACATTCCCGACGAAGTCGTCGCCGAGTTTGTCCGTGTCGCCCAAGCGACCGGCGCTAACGTCGTCGTCAGGCTGGAGAGCAACCGGATCAAGCGTCGGCTCCTCCTTGGAATGACCGAGCAAAACGCCAAACTGATCGCCGCCGCCGAACTCGCGGAGATGCAGAAGATGACCGCTTACATAGCACTGCGCGGAGGAGACAACACCAGCGAACTCGGCGACGTCCCCACCGAAACCCTGAACTTGTGGGAAAAGCATTACACCACCCCAGTCGTCTTGGAGTGCCGCGTCCCCAACACCAAGTGGGTCGCGATGCGGTGGCCGTCGCCCAGCATGGCGCAGCTCGCCAAGCTGCCTACCGACGCCTTTGAAGACTTCTACTTCGACGTCTGCACCCTGGACTACTCGAAGATGGCCAAGGCCGCCGAGCCGCTTGTCGATTTGATGGACCGCACCGACCGCGTCCGGCTTGTGGGGCCCGGCACCGACTTTTCATTCAGCATCAAGGGCGTCGGAAGCAAGAGCTGCCACGGCGAGCGCAACATTCCGGACGGCGAGTGCTTCAGTTGCCCGGTCGCCGGCTCGGCCAACGGCACCGTCCAATACAACACGGTCAGCCTGTACCAGGGGACTGAGTTCAAGGACATCAGGTTTGTGGTCAAGGACGGGAGGATCATCGAGGCCGAGGCAGGCGAGCAGACCGCCAAGGTCAACGCCATCCTCGACACCGACGAGGGTGCCCGTTCGTTTGGTGAGTGGTCGCTCGGCTACAACCCCTACGTCCTGCATCCGATGAAGGACACCCTGTTCGACGAGAAGATCGCGGGTTCCTTCCACCTGACTCCCGGCAACGCCTATGAAGGCAAGGGAGGCGGCCAAAACAAGAGCGCCGTCCACTGGGACATCGTCTGTATCCAACGCCCCGATTACGGCGGGGGTGAAGTGTGGTTTGACGACGTCCTCGTGCGCAAGGACGGTCTGTTCACCTTGCCTGAACTCCAAGGCCTCAACCCCGACCGACTCCGTGACGCGTAA
- a CDS encoding type II secretion system F family protein — translation MPQFAYVAVDNTGKEIKSVLDAENESAVIGRLRELSLQVVEVKETKRKVQTGKARGKMKPKALVVFSRQFATMIDAGIPILRCLEILSSQTKDPFMRPALEQITADVKGGSTLNEAMAKHPVVFGKLYVNMVRAAEIGGILDVILDRLSGFLEYENEVRAKIKSAMMYPVLVICFSQLMLFVLFSFVLPKFKEIFNGMDVKLPFVTAMLFAMGDFMAAYWWVILLVLGAIFFGIKSYAKTPKGKHQLDYIKLKFPIIGELALKMSVARFCRTFGTLINSGVPMMRSLEIVGETLNNAVLTEAIDHTRNSIREGSKLSAPLAQSGLFPSMVTHMIDVGEESGRLSEMMVKVGDFYDAEVESTVKGLTSMIEPLLIIFLGLVVGFIAISVMTPVFTLVNGVK, via the coding sequence ATGCCTCAGTTTGCTTACGTCGCCGTTGACAACACCGGCAAGGAGATCAAATCGGTCCTCGACGCGGAGAACGAGTCGGCGGTCATCGGCCGTCTGCGCGAGCTCTCCCTGCAGGTCGTCGAGGTCAAGGAGACCAAGCGTAAGGTCCAGACGGGCAAAGCCCGGGGCAAGATGAAGCCCAAGGCGCTGGTCGTCTTCTCGCGGCAGTTCGCCACGATGATCGACGCGGGTATCCCCATCCTGCGCTGCCTGGAGATCCTGTCTTCGCAGACCAAGGACCCGTTCATGCGTCCGGCCCTCGAGCAGATCACCGCCGACGTCAAGGGCGGTTCGACCCTCAACGAGGCGATGGCCAAGCACCCGGTGGTGTTTGGCAAACTCTACGTCAACATGGTGCGCGCCGCCGAGATCGGCGGCATCTTGGACGTCATCCTCGACCGCCTCAGCGGCTTTCTTGAGTACGAGAACGAGGTCCGGGCGAAGATCAAGTCGGCGATGATGTACCCGGTCTTGGTCATCTGCTTCAGCCAGTTGATGCTGTTCGTCCTCTTCAGTTTCGTCCTGCCGAAGTTTAAGGAGATCTTCAACGGCATGGACGTCAAGCTGCCGTTCGTCACCGCCATGCTCTTCGCGATGGGTGACTTCATGGCGGCGTATTGGTGGGTCATCCTGCTCGTCTTGGGCGCGATCTTCTTCGGCATCAAGTCGTACGCCAAGACACCCAAGGGCAAGCACCAGTTGGACTACATCAAGCTGAAGTTCCCGATCATCGGAGAACTAGCGCTCAAGATGAGCGTCGCCCGGTTCTGCCGCACGTTCGGCACCCTGATCAACAGCGGCGTGCCGATGATGCGGAGCCTCGAGATTGTCGGCGAGACCCTCAACAACGCCGTCCTCACCGAGGCGATCGACCACACCCGCAACAGCATCCGCGAGGGTAGCAAACTCAGCGCCCCGCTAGCCCAGAGCGGCCTCTTCCCCAGCATGGTCACCCACATGATCGACGTCGGTGAAGAGTCGGGCCGCCTCAGCGAGATGATGGTCAAAGTGGGCGACTTCTACGACGCCGAAGTCGAGTCCACCGTGAAAGGTTTGACATCGATGATCGAGCCCTTGCTCATCATCTTTCTTGGCCTGGTCGTCGGTTTCATCGCCATCTCGGTCATGACTCCGGTCTTCACCCTGGTCAACGGCGTCAAGTGA
- a CDS encoding sigma-70 family RNA polymerase sigma factor, with protein MSEALAKRNADAEQLILEYLADPRPDLKDLVILHYAGMVERIARRFSGVESVDDLAQVGYIGLLNALSKFDPAAGVRFNTYATHLVAGEIKHYLRDRAQTIRHPAWLQELRHKVNRATTVLQAELGRVPTDREVAERIGVSESAVQEVNATHDMLRVASLDATPNDDDEADSDVERLDGSLVQGAQTSVEDRVVLETAMQQLRDLEREVLVLFHFDALSQTEIAARLGISCNYVSHILRQSLSKLRRILTAEEDQDRLLRLARPDQSDQVMDPETSAYTEAYFKSRLTEELHRVCSHNGVVSIVMVEITGVQNMRGFFGEQGVKEFVTDAAEFFRSSVRALDIVCRHGQHGFGIILPSTGDTAETVCQRLETKFGRWAVGRIAPNSPMKVRFGFATGPDSGRSVADLVKAALPDDETLAQAA; from the coding sequence ATGTCGGAAGCATTGGCAAAGAGGAACGCAGACGCCGAACAGTTGATCCTTGAGTACCTGGCGGATCCCAGGCCAGACCTCAAGGACCTGGTGATCCTGCATTACGCGGGCATGGTGGAGCGCATCGCGAGAAGGTTCAGTGGGGTCGAGTCGGTCGACGACCTCGCCCAAGTCGGCTACATCGGCCTGCTCAACGCGCTCAGCAAGTTCGACCCCGCCGCCGGCGTCCGCTTCAACACGTACGCCACCCACCTGGTCGCCGGAGAGATCAAGCACTACCTGCGCGACCGGGCCCAGACGATCCGCCACCCAGCCTGGCTCCAAGAGCTCCGTCACAAAGTCAACCGCGCCACCACCGTCCTCCAGGCCGAGTTGGGGCGGGTCCCGACCGACCGCGAGGTCGCCGAACGGATCGGCGTGAGCGAATCGGCCGTCCAAGAGGTCAACGCGACCCACGACATGCTCCGGGTCGCCAGCCTAGACGCCACGCCCAATGACGACGACGAGGCGGACAGCGACGTCGAGCGCTTGGACGGGAGCCTCGTCCAAGGCGCCCAGACCAGCGTCGAGGACCGCGTCGTGCTGGAGACGGCGATGCAACAACTCCGTGACCTTGAGCGCGAGGTCCTCGTTCTCTTCCACTTCGACGCCCTCAGCCAGACCGAGATTGCCGCCCGGCTGGGCATCTCCTGTAACTACGTCTCCCACATCCTGCGCCAGTCGCTCTCCAAGCTACGCCGCATTCTCACCGCCGAGGAAGACCAGGACCGCCTGCTCCGCCTCGCCCGCCCCGACCAGTCTGACCAGGTGATGGACCCTGAGACCAGCGCGTACACCGAGGCCTACTTCAAATCACGCCTGACAGAGGAGCTACACCGGGTGTGCAGCCACAACGGGGTCGTCAGCATCGTCATGGTCGAGATCACCGGCGTCCAAAACATGCGCGGGTTCTTCGGCGAGCAGGGAGTCAAGGAGTTCGTCACAGACGCGGCCGAGTTCTTCCGGTCCAGCGTGCGCGCCCTCGACATAGTCTGCCGCCACGGGCAGCACGGGTTCGGCATCATCTTGCCGTCGACCGGTGACACTGCCGAGACGGTCTGCCAACGCCTCGAGACGAAGTTCGGCCGGTGGGCCGTCGGCCGCATCGCGCCGAACAGCCCGATGAAGGTCCGCTTCGGGTTCGCCACGGGCCCGGACAGCGGCCGCTCGGTGGCCGACCTTGTCAAGGCCGCCCTGCCCGACGACGAGACCTTAGCCCAAGCCGCCTAA
- a CDS encoding RibD family protein: protein MADGVYPGLTFGPAPSDRPYVVINMVATIDGKTVSGRRDETVEDLGSAIDHATMRQIEVAGDAVLVGAGLMRATPGLWYPRQLKRYVATRGGALDWQSRFFTDAPDQAWVVGPASALPAGTQCVDTGGATDWSRVLGTVRREHGIERLVVEGGSELNAGLLQAGLVDELFLTLAPKIKLGRDVPTYAGGEPLPRSSLLRFRLVSCQPVGDEVFLRYRRPEAG, encoded by the coding sequence GTGGCGGATGGTGTTTATCCCGGCCTGACCTTCGGGCCCGCGCCTTCGGACCGGCCTTACGTCGTCATCAACATGGTGGCGACGATCGACGGGAAGACGGTCAGCGGGCGGCGCGACGAGACCGTCGAGGACCTAGGCTCGGCCATCGACCACGCCACGATGCGCCAGATCGAGGTCGCGGGCGACGCGGTGCTCGTGGGAGCCGGCCTCATGCGCGCCACTCCGGGTCTCTGGTACCCGCGGCAACTCAAGCGGTACGTCGCCACCCGCGGCGGCGCACTGGACTGGCAGTCCCGGTTCTTCACCGACGCACCCGACCAAGCCTGGGTCGTCGGCCCGGCGTCCGCTTTGCCTGCGGGCACCCAATGCGTCGACACAGGTGGAGCGACCGACTGGTCGCGGGTCCTCGGCACGGTCCGGCGGGAGCATGGCATCGAACGGCTTGTGGTGGAAGGTGGCAGCGAACTGAACGCCGGGTTGCTCCAGGCAGGGCTCGTCGACGAACTGTTCCTTACCCTTGCCCCCAAGATCAAGCTCGGACGCGACGTCCCCACCTACGCTGGCGGCGAGCCCTTGCCTCGGTCGTCACTGCTCCGTTTCCGCCTCGTGAGTTGCCAACCAGTCGGCGACGAAGTCTTCCTCCGTTACCGACGGCCGGAGGCCGGGTAG
- a CDS encoding FtsX-like permease family protein codes for MRTRGPLRSATYLLRNKGKSLPLVGVIVLAVMLVSGIVSMMDSIPLSIRTIYSYSRHYAGLTPRGDPTQTERIKETVEQESPVKPDRIMYVRGLDLNVMSIVGKWPFVIIALKPEDFPYYMEHVGPGKLDGRLPRPGEAAVVLSEPVMRNLHVKLGDIILGPDKPEAYSPNEVRVVGMVHSPEWVAAMPYDYVAENHFPPVDALLVFAKDADEQRQFDHWAEKRFTGERARVFAYHKLEKDTAEMFNILYKILDVVIGLLVVVITIMMGMLISIFLAQRVQEFGLLQALGYTKRAILGRVMGEMTAVVVGGWVAGVLVAYALLNVVKASLMDPRAFMLDPLDRTAYMYTLPVPVAIYTVALATVLHRFRTFDPVAVVERRVV; via the coding sequence GTGCGGACGCGGGGGCCGCTGCGGTCGGCCACCTACCTCCTGCGGAACAAGGGCAAGTCCCTCCCGCTCGTCGGTGTCATCGTGCTCGCCGTCATGCTTGTCAGCGGCATCGTTTCGATGATGGACTCGATCCCCCTGAGCATCCGGACCATCTACAGCTACTCGCGCCACTACGCCGGCCTGACCCCGCGGGGCGACCCCACCCAGACCGAACGCATCAAAGAGACGGTGGAGCAGGAGAGCCCGGTCAAACCCGACCGGATCATGTACGTGAGGGGTCTGGACCTGAACGTCATGAGCATCGTCGGCAAATGGCCGTTCGTGATCATCGCCCTGAAACCGGAAGACTTCCCCTACTACATGGAGCATGTCGGTCCGGGAAAGCTCGACGGGCGCCTGCCCAGGCCGGGTGAGGCCGCCGTCGTCTTGAGCGAACCGGTGATGCGCAACCTTCACGTCAAGCTTGGCGACATCATCCTCGGGCCGGACAAGCCGGAGGCGTACTCGCCCAACGAGGTACGCGTCGTCGGCATGGTCCACTCGCCGGAATGGGTCGCGGCCATGCCTTACGACTACGTCGCCGAGAACCACTTCCCCCCGGTCGACGCCCTTCTTGTCTTCGCCAAGGACGCCGACGAGCAACGCCAGTTTGACCACTGGGCCGAGAAGCGCTTCACCGGCGAGCGGGCGCGTGTCTTTGCCTACCACAAGCTGGAAAAGGACACGGCAGAGATGTTCAACATCCTGTACAAGATCCTCGACGTCGTCATCGGTCTGCTCGTCGTGGTCATCACGATCATGATGGGCATGCTCATCAGCATCTTCCTGGCCCAGCGTGTCCAAGAGTTCGGCCTGCTCCAGGCCCTCGGATACACGAAGAGGGCGATCTTGGGCCGGGTGATGGGAGAGATGACCGCCGTCGTGGTCGGCGGCTGGGTCGCCGGAGTGCTGGTGGCCTACGCGCTCCTCAACGTCGTCAAGGCGTCGCTCATGGATCCCCGGGCGTTCATGCTCGACCCGCTTGACCGTACCGCCTACATGTACACCCTTCCCGTGCCCGTCGCGATCTACACCGTCGCCTTGGCGACGGTCTTGCACCGGTTCCGCACCTTTGACCCTGTCGCGGTGGTCGAAAGGAGGGTCGTGTGA
- a CDS encoding ABC transporter ATP-binding protein: MTALEQASLVYRDKEGDVYACREVDLEVRPGEFLGILGPSGSGKSSLLYMLSGLKVPTSGRALYRGRRLDELSDAERSNLRLRTFGFVFQHPFLVGYLSALENILVARPDADARDEAAELLHAVGLSEKSHRLPHELSGGERQRVCVARALLGRPEVVFCDEPTAALDHATGVRVMDLLRRHRGDGSLVVVTHDPTMLDGVDRAVHMAEGRVL, from the coding sequence GTGACGGCCCTGGAGCAGGCGTCCCTGGTCTATCGCGACAAGGAGGGCGACGTCTACGCCTGTCGGGAGGTGGACCTGGAAGTCCGGCCGGGTGAGTTCCTGGGCATCTTGGGGCCAAGCGGCTCGGGAAAGTCGTCGCTCCTCTACATGCTCAGCGGCCTGAAGGTGCCGACTTCCGGCCGTGCCCTCTACCGTGGTCGTCGTCTCGACGAGCTTTCCGACGCGGAACGCAGCAACCTGCGCCTGAGGACCTTCGGGTTTGTCTTCCAGCACCCGTTCCTGGTCGGCTACCTCTCCGCGCTGGAGAACATCCTTGTGGCCCGCCCCGACGCCGACGCCCGGGACGAAGCCGCCGAGCTTCTTCATGCCGTGGGCCTGTCAGAGAAATCGCACCGCCTACCCCACGAACTCAGCGGCGGCGAGAGGCAACGCGTGTGCGTGGCGCGGGCGCTCTTGGGGCGGCCCGAGGTCGTCTTCTGCGACGAACCGACCGCGGCGCTCGACCACGCGACGGGGGTGCGCGTCATGGACCTTCTCCGACGGCACCGTGGCGACGGCAGTTTGGTGGTGGTCACCCACGACCCCACGATGCTCGACGGGGTGGACCGGGCCGTCCATATGGCCGAAGGCAGGGTCCTTTAG
- the speD gene encoding adenosylmethionine decarboxylase — protein MLGRKNRKDMVAAPPRIENEAGWQLVHSEDADDFNHWLGRDSQGLPPTQGEEPSLGSHLLIELFDCDHEALEKEMSVGAAMLDAARASEATIVTHSFHEFKPFGVSGAVIIQESHYTVHTWPEHGYAAVDLFYCGGTIHVDRAIEVLRDRFKPGRIKFLVVRRGIQSEVDL, from the coding sequence ATGCTGGGCCGCAAAAACCGAAAGGACATGGTCGCGGCTCCGCCGCGGATCGAAAACGAGGCCGGTTGGCAGCTCGTGCACAGCGAGGACGCCGACGACTTCAACCACTGGCTCGGGCGAGACTCCCAAGGTCTGCCCCCCACCCAAGGGGAGGAGCCCTCACTCGGGTCCCATCTCCTGATCGAGTTGTTCGATTGCGACCACGAGGCGCTTGAGAAGGAGATGTCCGTCGGTGCCGCCATGCTGGACGCCGCCCGCGCCAGCGAGGCGACGATCGTCACGCATTCCTTCCACGAGTTCAAGCCGTTCGGCGTCTCGGGCGCGGTGATCATCCAGGAGTCGCACTACACCGTGCACACCTGGCCGGAACACGGCTACGCGGCGGTCGACCTCTTCTATTGCGGCGGCACGATCCATGTCGACCGGGCTATCGAAGTCCTACGCGACCGGTTCAAGCCGGGACGGATCAAGTTCCTTGTCGTCCGCCGCGGTATCCAGAGCGAAGTCGACCTCTGA
- a CDS encoding SurA N-terminal domain-containing protein produces the protein MMTRTRSFAGLAVIAGLTLLAGCNNNSSVANVAGDTVTRDEFMEQLQTKRTVRVNVNGRIAEVPVADTLAFQAMQELVTRKIIMQLAKDEGVAPTEKEVDDEIAFRTKLDGTFIKNLQAIGFTLQGIRQNIMSELAQEKIITKGITVTEADVDQYMKDNPKQFIEPAKANLTFIFAKSEEKKAAAQKALDSGMLFKMAARQFSEAPNAAENEGRFAIQGATNATGDTDLSKLSPEIRGPIESTETGKATDWIKAGTSYVKFFVNSKTSAKPIEMTKEKKELLRRRLAIQRGSAASDLTRRVADKLKAAKIEVSDPSLKDMWAKFEERLKESAKDTKLPATTTGGSGETPLPTTGSTTGTTTGNTTGTPTPPNTSGSGGPQPTTTTGG, from the coding sequence ATGATGACTAGGACTCGCTCCTTTGCCGGACTGGCGGTGATCGCCGGCCTTACCTTGCTCGCGGGCTGCAACAACAATTCCAGCGTCGCCAATGTCGCTGGTGACACCGTCACCCGCGACGAGTTCATGGAACAGCTTCAGACGAAACGGACCGTCCGCGTGAACGTGAACGGCCGCATCGCCGAGGTGCCTGTCGCCGATACTCTCGCCTTTCAGGCCATGCAAGAACTGGTGACGCGCAAGATCATCATGCAGTTGGCCAAGGACGAGGGCGTCGCGCCGACCGAAAAAGAGGTCGATGACGAAATCGCCTTCCGCACGAAACTGGACGGCACGTTCATCAAGAACCTCCAAGCCATCGGTTTCACCCTGCAAGGTATCCGCCAGAACATCATGTCCGAGCTGGCCCAAGAGAAGATCATCACGAAGGGCATCACCGTCACCGAGGCCGACGTCGACCAGTACATGAAGGACAACCCGAAGCAGTTCATCGAACCAGCCAAGGCGAACCTGACGTTTATCTTTGCCAAGAGCGAGGAAAAGAAAGCCGCCGCGCAGAAGGCCTTGGACAGCGGCATGTTGTTCAAGATGGCGGCCCGCCAGTTCAGTGAGGCACCGAACGCCGCCGAGAACGAAGGGCGCTTTGCTATTCAAGGTGCGACCAACGCCACCGGCGACACCGACCTGAGCAAGCTGAGCCCGGAAATCCGTGGCCCGATCGAAAGCACCGAGACGGGCAAGGCGACCGACTGGATCAAGGCCGGCACGAGCTATGTGAAGTTCTTTGTCAACTCCAAGACGTCGGCGAAGCCGATCGAGATGACCAAGGAGAAGAAGGAACTCCTGCGGCGCCGCCTTGCCATCCAGCGCGGCAGTGCGGCAAGTGACCTGACCCGCCGCGTGGCTGACAAGTTGAAGGCGGCCAAGATCGAAGTCTCCGATCCGTCGCTGAAGGATATGTGGGCCAAGTTTGAGGAGCGCCTCAAGGAATCGGCCAAGGACACCAAGTTGCCCGCCACGACCACCGGCGGTTCTGGCGAGACCCCGCTGCCGACGACGGGTTCGACGACCGGTACGACTACGGGTAACACCACCGGCACCCCCACGCCGCCCAACACCTCGGGCAGCGGTGGGCCCCAGCCGACGACGACGACCGGCGGCTGA